A window of Ipomoea triloba cultivar NCNSP0323 chromosome 2, ASM357664v1 contains these coding sequences:
- the LOC116007035 gene encoding DNA-(apurinic or apyrimidinic site) lyase, chloroplastic isoform X1: MLQVLKIGCCYSLSLRNIAVVSKNREIEGLFSVKLRAMAPKRRLSSSSAAAKPSEVPSVESSWPGKATAKESCESGFEDDVDDIESVTKMTVQQLRLKLRSAGIPARGSKHELVLAYKSFLNDTKNGNGSLEVEDQVYPEEKLSDIAENTSKRNSKRVSTKDVLSINVASEVSQIKRTKKRVEQDPIDIKDEQQRKDQELLVESNVVGGKRKVQAKKKVISESVNLSVNHDEPWTIFAHKKPQDGWIAYNPKTMRPPPLTGSHKALKLMSWNVNGLRGLLKLESLCIKQLAQREDFDVLCLQETKLQEKDVQVIKESLVDGYDNSFWTCSVSKLGYSGTAIISRIKPLSVKYGLGIIDHDSEGRLVTVEFDDFYLLTAYVPNSGDGLRRLSYRTTQWDPSLSDYVKELEKSKPVILTGDLNCAHEEIDIYNPAGNKRSAGFTDEERQSFETNFLKRGFVDTFRKQHPGVVGYTYWGYRHGGRKTNKGWRLDYFLVSESIADKVYDSYIVPDVGGSDHCPIGLVLKL, translated from the exons ATGCTACAAGTATTGAAGATAGGTTGCTGCTATTCTCTCAGTCTCAGAAA TATTGCAGTTGTTTCAAAGAATCGAGAAATTGAGGGGCTGTTTTCTGTAAAATTGAGAGCAATGGCTCCGAAAAGACGGCTTTCGAGTTCCTCCGCTGCTGCGAAACCGAGTGAAGTTCCGAGCGTTGAATCATCTTGGCCTGGGAAAGCCACTGCCAAG GAGAGTTGTGAAAGCGGTTTTGAAGATGATGTGGATGATATTGAAAGTGTAACGAAAATGACTGTTCAACAACTCAGATTAAAGCTTAG GAGTGCTGGAATTCCTGCTAGAGGTTCCAAGCATGAGCTTGTCTTGGCCTACAAGAGTTTCCTGAATGACACGAAAAATG GTAATGGATCCCTGGAAGTGGAAGATCAGGTATATCCTGAAGAGAAGCTTTCAGATATTGCTGAAAACACTTCAAAGAGGAACTCCAAAAGAGTCTCAACTAAAGATGTCCTAAGTATAAATGTTGCTTCAGAAGtttctcaaattaaaagaaCTAAGAAAAGAGTAGAGCAAGATCCTATTGATATTAAAGATGAGCAACAAAGAAAGGATCAAGAACTCTTGGTGGAGTCCAATGTGGTGGGAG GTAAGAGGAAGGTACAAGCTAAAAAGAAAGTCATTTCTGAGAGTGTTAATCTTTCTGTAAATCATGATGAACCTTGGACAATTTTTGCTCACAAGAAGCCACAGGATGGGTGGATTGCATACAATCCCAAAACTATGAGGCCTCCTCCTCTTACTGGTAGTCATAAAGCTTTGAAGTTAATGTCATGGAATGTAAATGGCTTGAGAGGTTTGCTGAAGTTGGAGAGCCTTTGCATAAAGCAACTTGCACAAAGAGAAGACTTTGATGTTTTGTGCTTGCAGGAGACTAAATTGCAG GAAAAAGATGTTCAGGTAATTAAAGAGAGTCTTGTAGATGGATATGATAATAGCTTTTGGACATGCAGTGTCTCTAAGCTTGGATATTCTGGTACTGCTATCATTTCTCGG ATTAAACCACTTTCTGTAAAATATGGTCTAGGCATCATAGATCATGATTCAGAAGGGAGGCTTGTTACAGTGGAATTTGATGATTTTTATCTATTGACTGCATATGTTCCTAATTCTGGTGATGGCCTAAGACGATTG TCATATAGAACCACACAGTGGGACCCTTCTCTCAGCGATTATGTTAAA GAATTAGAAAAGTCAAAACCTGTTATTCTAACTGGTGATCTGAACTGTGCTCATGAAGAGATAGACATCTACAATCCTGCA GGAAACAAAAGAAGTGCAGGTTTTACAGACGAGGAAAGACAATCGTTTGAAACAAACTTCTTAAAGAGGGGATTTGTAGACACGTTTCGGAAACAGCATCCAGGTGTTGTTGGATATACTTATTGGGGATACAGGCATGGAGGACGTAAAACTAATAAAG GATGGAGGCTTGACTATTTCCTGGTATCAGAATCCATTGCGGACAAGGTTTATGACTCATACATTGTCCCAGATGTTGGTGGCAGTGATCATTGTCCAATTGGACTAGTGCTAAAGCTTTAG
- the LOC116007035 gene encoding DNA-(apurinic or apyrimidinic site) lyase, chloroplastic isoform X2 — MAPKRRLSSSSAAAKPSEVPSVESSWPGKATAKESCESGFEDDVDDIESVTKMTVQQLRLKLRSAGIPARGSKHELVLAYKSFLNDTKNGNGSLEVEDQVYPEEKLSDIAENTSKRNSKRVSTKDVLSINVASEVSQIKRTKKRVEQDPIDIKDEQQRKDQELLVESNVVGGKRKVQAKKKVISESVNLSVNHDEPWTIFAHKKPQDGWIAYNPKTMRPPPLTGSHKALKLMSWNVNGLRGLLKLESLCIKQLAQREDFDVLCLQETKLQEKDVQVIKESLVDGYDNSFWTCSVSKLGYSGTAIISRIKPLSVKYGLGIIDHDSEGRLVTVEFDDFYLLTAYVPNSGDGLRRLSYRTTQWDPSLSDYVKELEKSKPVILTGDLNCAHEEIDIYNPAGNKRSAGFTDEERQSFETNFLKRGFVDTFRKQHPGVVGYTYWGYRHGGRKTNKGWRLDYFLVSESIADKVYDSYIVPDVGGSDHCPIGLVLKL, encoded by the exons ATGGCTCCGAAAAGACGGCTTTCGAGTTCCTCCGCTGCTGCGAAACCGAGTGAAGTTCCGAGCGTTGAATCATCTTGGCCTGGGAAAGCCACTGCCAAG GAGAGTTGTGAAAGCGGTTTTGAAGATGATGTGGATGATATTGAAAGTGTAACGAAAATGACTGTTCAACAACTCAGATTAAAGCTTAG GAGTGCTGGAATTCCTGCTAGAGGTTCCAAGCATGAGCTTGTCTTGGCCTACAAGAGTTTCCTGAATGACACGAAAAATG GTAATGGATCCCTGGAAGTGGAAGATCAGGTATATCCTGAAGAGAAGCTTTCAGATATTGCTGAAAACACTTCAAAGAGGAACTCCAAAAGAGTCTCAACTAAAGATGTCCTAAGTATAAATGTTGCTTCAGAAGtttctcaaattaaaagaaCTAAGAAAAGAGTAGAGCAAGATCCTATTGATATTAAAGATGAGCAACAAAGAAAGGATCAAGAACTCTTGGTGGAGTCCAATGTGGTGGGAG GTAAGAGGAAGGTACAAGCTAAAAAGAAAGTCATTTCTGAGAGTGTTAATCTTTCTGTAAATCATGATGAACCTTGGACAATTTTTGCTCACAAGAAGCCACAGGATGGGTGGATTGCATACAATCCCAAAACTATGAGGCCTCCTCCTCTTACTGGTAGTCATAAAGCTTTGAAGTTAATGTCATGGAATGTAAATGGCTTGAGAGGTTTGCTGAAGTTGGAGAGCCTTTGCATAAAGCAACTTGCACAAAGAGAAGACTTTGATGTTTTGTGCTTGCAGGAGACTAAATTGCAG GAAAAAGATGTTCAGGTAATTAAAGAGAGTCTTGTAGATGGATATGATAATAGCTTTTGGACATGCAGTGTCTCTAAGCTTGGATATTCTGGTACTGCTATCATTTCTCGG ATTAAACCACTTTCTGTAAAATATGGTCTAGGCATCATAGATCATGATTCAGAAGGGAGGCTTGTTACAGTGGAATTTGATGATTTTTATCTATTGACTGCATATGTTCCTAATTCTGGTGATGGCCTAAGACGATTG TCATATAGAACCACACAGTGGGACCCTTCTCTCAGCGATTATGTTAAA GAATTAGAAAAGTCAAAACCTGTTATTCTAACTGGTGATCTGAACTGTGCTCATGAAGAGATAGACATCTACAATCCTGCA GGAAACAAAAGAAGTGCAGGTTTTACAGACGAGGAAAGACAATCGTTTGAAACAAACTTCTTAAAGAGGGGATTTGTAGACACGTTTCGGAAACAGCATCCAGGTGTTGTTGGATATACTTATTGGGGATACAGGCATGGAGGACGTAAAACTAATAAAG GATGGAGGCTTGACTATTTCCTGGTATCAGAATCCATTGCGGACAAGGTTTATGACTCATACATTGTCCCAGATGTTGGTGGCAGTGATCATTGTCCAATTGGACTAGTGCTAAAGCTTTAG